A genomic window from Tolypothrix sp. PCC 7910 includes:
- a CDS encoding TrbI/VirB10 family protein — translation MTPYSSSAKSSTHHHYPLELESLDWELRMAKLVGLENEDLPLTSDEEAEELVIFESPIAQPESVRTEQSLSSNPFAKLGLVGTTTLAVVLVAGGFLTQMMSGSSQKTKKKNTSPDVKSPVVSESPQPELEIETLKTKLALTEQAEAVKLAQQQLRGIQIPPQPIASRPAIKSNAPRIVTVERIVDLPQPPQTAVNPQPLPPPQIVAAQPNIKPEIKPAVNATPKPKLDPYQMWTTLAKLGSYGQVGSNDQAQADVNKSETASTPNTNTPEMAQQANNSQTEATPTPETTTENPAEQSTLIAAKQGKQSEKSIAVGSSVKGVLATAVFGETMNAGSNNENETPKNTFVVQLQQPLKSADGKVAIPAGTELLAEIRSLSEQGLLQLDVVKAIAKNGNEITENSLPSNAMIIRGAHGKPLLAQQFPNRGSSIAGMDLGMFVLGGLGKAAELMNRSESQVVTTNAGGTVVSSTNPQSNLLAGVLEGGMNTVVPQIAQRNQQAAAEMMQRTNVWFLPAGTEVEIYVNQPIEF, via the coding sequence ATGACTCCCTATTCAAGTTCAGCTAAAAGTTCCACCCATCATCATTACCCACTAGAACTAGAGTCTCTAGATTGGGAATTAAGAATGGCCAAATTAGTAGGCTTGGAAAACGAAGATTTACCATTGACAAGTGATGAAGAAGCAGAAGAATTAGTTATTTTTGAATCGCCAATTGCTCAACCAGAATCAGTAAGAACTGAGCAATCTCTCTCCTCTAATCCCTTTGCCAAGCTAGGGTTAGTAGGTACGACAACCTTGGCGGTAGTTTTGGTTGCTGGCGGCTTTTTAACGCAGATGATGAGTGGTAGCAGTCAAAAGACGAAAAAGAAGAATACCTCTCCAGATGTGAAATCGCCAGTAGTTAGTGAATCTCCCCAACCAGAATTAGAAATAGAGACTCTCAAAACTAAATTAGCTCTCACAGAACAAGCTGAGGCTGTGAAACTAGCACAACAACAACTTAGAGGTATACAGATACCACCACAGCCGATCGCATCAAGACCTGCAATCAAAAGCAACGCACCTCGGATAGTCACAGTTGAACGTATTGTTGACCTACCCCAACCGCCACAAACAGCCGTCAACCCTCAACCTTTACCACCACCTCAAATAGTTGCTGCACAGCCAAATATTAAACCTGAGATTAAACCAGCGGTTAACGCTACTCCTAAACCTAAACTAGATCCATATCAAATGTGGACAACTTTAGCTAAGTTAGGGAGCTATGGTCAAGTTGGTAGCAACGACCAAGCACAAGCGGATGTGAATAAGTCGGAAACAGCCAGTACTCCTAATACCAATACTCCTGAGATGGCGCAACAGGCGAATAATTCCCAGACTGAAGCCACGCCAACACCAGAAACTACGACGGAAAATCCAGCAGAACAGTCAACCCTAATTGCGGCTAAACAAGGAAAGCAGAGTGAAAAATCTATTGCAGTTGGGAGTAGTGTTAAAGGTGTTTTGGCGACGGCTGTATTTGGAGAAACCATGAATGCAGGCTCTAACAATGAGAACGAAACGCCTAAAAACACATTCGTAGTGCAGTTACAACAACCCTTAAAAAGTGCAGATGGCAAAGTCGCCATACCTGCGGGTACTGAGTTACTGGCAGAAATTCGCTCTCTTTCTGAGCAAGGCTTACTGCAACTAGATGTAGTGAAAGCGATCGCTAAAAATGGGAATGAAATTACTGAAAATAGTTTACCGTCTAATGCCATGATTATTCGCGGTGCTCACGGTAAACCTTTGCTAGCTCAACAATTCCCCAATCGTGGGTCATCTATTGCTGGCATGGATTTAGGTATGTTTGTCTTGGGTGGTTTGGGTAAAGCCGCCGAATTAATGAATCGTAGTGAATCTCAAGTTGTGACTACTAATGCTGGCGGTACTGTTGTTAGCAGTACCAACCCTCAAAGTAATCTTTTAGCTGGCGTATTAGAAGGTGGGATGAACACCGTAGTTCCCCAAATTGCTCAACGCAATCAACAAGCTGCCGCTGAGATGATGCAGCGAACTAACGTTTGGTTTTTACCAGCCGGTACAGAAGTAGAAATCTACGTCAATCAACCAATTGAGTTTTAA
- a CDS encoding L,D-transpeptidase has protein sequence MSKKTGILGILIYSFGLLCISPKVALSSEAELTSKLREYSVIQRANNNRTQPTHLVISVSRRQVSLYQGKTRIKSYRIAVGRQGWETPTGNFQVQQMFKDPTWINPLTGKSIPGGDPENPLGRYWIGFWTDGKNWVGFHGTPNPESVGKAASHGCIRMYGNDVQQLFSQVRIGTPVSVIK, from the coding sequence ATGTCCAAGAAAACAGGCATACTAGGAATTTTAATTTATAGTTTTGGGCTATTATGTATTAGCCCAAAAGTTGCTTTATCCTCAGAAGCAGAACTAACATCTAAACTACGAGAATATTCAGTTATTCAAAGAGCTAATAATAATCGAACTCAACCTACTCACTTAGTAATTAGCGTTAGTCGCCGTCAAGTAAGCCTATATCAAGGTAAAACACGAATTAAAAGTTATCGCATTGCCGTAGGTCGTCAAGGTTGGGAAACTCCAACTGGTAATTTCCAAGTACAACAAATGTTCAAAGATCCTACTTGGATAAATCCTTTAACAGGTAAGTCAATTCCTGGAGGAGATCCCGAAAATCCCCTAGGTCGTTATTGGATTGGATTTTGGACAGATGGAAAAAATTGGGTTGGTTTTCACGGTACCCCAAATCCTGAGTCTGTTGGGAAAGCAGCTTCACATGGTTGTATTCGGATGTATGGCAATGATGTTCAGCAGTTATTCAGCCAAGTACGTATTGGTACACCAGTGTCAGTAATTAAATAA